The genomic window GGGAAAACCGGCGGCTCCGTCGTCTATCGCGGCTGCACCGAAGAAACGGCAAGCAACCGTGTTGAATTCGGCAAGATCGTCAACGGCATTCTCGACGGCATGAGCGAAGCAGAGCGCGTGAACAGCCTGCTCGTTGTCGATTCCGATCTGGAAGGCTCTACGGGGCTTAAAGGCATCCGTGCCGCCCATCCCGAAGTCTGTGTGAACGGCGGCGTACAGGAGCGGGGTAATTTTTCAGCGGCAGCCGGATTCGGCTTCAAAGCGGGCAAACAAGGTATCTTCAGCACCTTCTCCGCCTTTTTGGAAATGATCTTGTCGGAACTGACTATGGCACGCCTTAATGAAGCCAACGCTATTTGCCACTTCTCTCATGCCGGCATCGACGATATGGCAGACAATACCTGCCACTACGGCATCAACATCAACCTTGCCGACTGCGCCATCCCCGAAGGCGATAAAACAGCCCTCTACTTCCCCGCCGATGCGGCACAGCTGAAAGCCTTGGTGGAAGGCATCTGGAAAGATCCCGGTATCCGATTCGTGTTCACCTTGCGCAGTGTGACGCCCTTTATTTGTCGGGAAGACGGTTCGCGCCTCTATGATGAAAACTACCGTTTTGTACCGGGAAAAGATGAGCTCATCCGCGAAGGCACACAAGGCTATGTCGTGTCCTACGGCGATATGCTCTGCCGAAGCTTGGACGCTGTGGAACGTGCCCGCGCCGCAGGCTTGGATGTGGGACTCATCAACAAACCGACGCTGAATAAGGTGGACGAAGCCATGATGACCCGATTGGGCGCAGCGCCCTTTGTCTTGGTCGTGGAAAGCCAGAACGTGCGCACCGGTCTGGGCAGCCGCTTTGGTACGTGGCTCCTCGAACGGGGTTTCGCACCGAAATACGCCGCCCTGGGCGTGACCAAACACGGAAAAGGCGGACTGAGCGAACACATGTTCCATCAAGGTCTTGATCCCGACAGTATCCTCGCCAAAGTACAGGA from Candidatus Hydrogenedentota bacterium includes these protein-coding regions:
- a CDS encoding transketolase, translating into MRISAMTFPIDTTGYRPVAINPFTDEITPEQREQLLRNIQVMRDTIIFFTAVAGARGLGGHTGGAYSVVPEAVIADAFIKGSDRVYPAHFDEAGHRVALQYALAAFNGDMAMEKLLEYRAANQGLYGHPELDDSLGIKFASGRLGHMWPFVNGVAMANPDKVVLMLGSDGSQMEGNDAEAARFAVSRNLNVKLLLDDNDVTISGHPSQYLPGFDLAATLTGHGLHVDTGDGEAFDALYARMIAAMRADGPVALVNRRKMAPGIEGLEGSASGHDVIKKDIAITYLKARGHDEAVRYLEGVGKTGGSVVYRGCTEETASNRVEFGKIVNGILDGMSEAERVNSLLVVDSDLEGSTGLKGIRAAHPEVCVNGGVQERGNFSAAAGFGFKAGKQGIFSTFSAFLEMILSELTMARLNEANAICHFSHAGIDDMADNTCHYGININLADCAIPEGDKTALYFPADAAQLKALVEGIWKDPGIRFVFTLRSVTPFICREDGSRLYDENYRFVPGKDELIREGTQGYVVSYGDMLCRSLDAVERARAAGLDVGLINKPTLNKVDEAMMTRLGAAPFVLVVESQNVRTGLGSRFGTWLLERGFAPKYAALGVTKHGKGGLSEHMFHQGLDPDSILAKVQEMSR